Proteins from a genomic interval of Lolium perenne isolate Kyuss_39 chromosome 1, Kyuss_2.0, whole genome shotgun sequence:
- the LOC127327319 gene encoding peroxidase 1-like — protein sequence MATRGVMVALLLAAVAASCATAQLQEKFYSKSCPSVEEVVRKEMVRALSLAPSLAAPLLRMHFHDCFVRGCDGSVLLDSANKTAEKDALPNQTLRGFDFVERVKAAVEKACPDTVSCADVLTLIARDAVWLSKGPFWEVPLGRRDGSVSISNETDALPPPTANITVLTQLFAAKNLDIKDLVVLSAAHTIGTSHCFSFSDRLYNFTGRVNPSDIDPTLEPFYMAKLKSKCASLNDNTTLVEMDPGSFKTFDLDYFKLVSKRRGLFHSDGALLTNAFTRAYIQRHATGAFKDEFFADFAVSMVKMGNANVLTGSQGEIRKKCSVVNH from the exons ATGGCGACGAGGGGTGTGATGGTTGCGCTGCTGctcgcggcggtggcggcgtcgtgCGCGACGGCGCAGCTGCAGGAGAAGTTCTACAGTAAGTCGTGCCCCAGCGTGGAGGAGGTCGTCCGGAAGGAGATGGTCAGGGCGCTCTCCCTCGCGCCCAGCCTCGCCGCGCCGCTCCTCAGGATGCATTTCCACGACTGCTTCGTCAGG GGGTGCGACGGCTCGGTTCTTCTGGACTCGGCGAACAAGACGGCGGAGAAGGACGCGCTGCCCAACCAGACACTGCGCGGCTTCGACTTCGTGGAGAGGGTGAAGGCCGCCGTGGAGAAGGCCTGCCCTGACACCGTCTCCTGTGCAGACGTGCTCACGCTCATTGCCAGGGACGCTGTATGGCTG AGCAAGGGGCCATTCTGGGAAGTCCCTTTGGGCCGGCGAGACGGCAGCGTGTCCATCTCCAACGAGACCGACGCACTGCCCCCTCCCACGGCTAACATCACCGTGCTCACCCAGCTCTTCGCCGCCAAGAACCTTGACATCAAGGACCTCGTCGTCCTCTCAG CCGCACACACGATCGGGACGTCTCACTGCTTCTCCTTCTCCGACCGTCTCTACAACTTCACCGGCAGGGTCAACCCCAGTGACATCGACCCCACGCTGGAGCCTTTCTACATGGCCAAGCTGAAGAGCAAGTGCGCCAGCCTCAATGACAACACAACGCTCGTGGAGATGGACCCCGGGAGCTTCAAGACCTTCGACCTCGACTACTTCAAGCTCGTCAGCAAGCGGAGGGGCCTTTTCCACTCCGACGGCGCGCTGCTCACGAACGCATTCACCCGCGCCTACATCCAGCGCCACGCCACCGGCGCATTCAAGGACGAGTTCTTCGCCGACTTTGCCGTCTCCATGGTCAAGATGGGCAACGCCAACGTGCTCACCGGAAGCCAGGGCGAGATCAGGAAGAAGTGCTCCGTGGTGAACCATTAG
- the LOC127327318 gene encoding peroxidase 1-like: MATRGVMVALLLAAVAASCAHAQLHEKFYSESCPSVEDVVRKEMVRALSLAPSLAAPLLRMHFHDCFVRGCDGSVLLDSANKTAEKDALPNQTLRGFDFVERVKAAVEKACPDTVSCADVLTLIARDAVWLSKGPFWEVPLGRRDGSVSISNETDALPPPTANITVLTQLFAAKNLDIKDLVVLSAAHTIGTSHCFSFSDRLYNFTGRVNPSDIDPTLEPFYMAKLKSKCASLNDNTTLVEMDPGSFKTFDLDYFKLVSKRRGLFHSDGTLLTDAFTRAYILRHATGAFKDEFFADFAVSMVKMGNTDVLTGSQGEIRKKCSVVNH; encoded by the exons ATGGCGACGAGGGGTGTCATGGTAGCGCTGCTGctcgcggcggtggcggcgtcttgcGCGCATGCGCAGCTGCACGAGAAGTTCTACAGTGAGTCGTGCCCCAGCGTGGAGGACGTCGTCCGGAAGGAGATGGTCAGGGCGCTATCCCTCGCGCCAAGCCTCGCCGCGCCGCTCCTCAGGATGCACTTCCACGACTGCTTCGTCAGG GGGTGCGACGGCTCGGTTCTGCTGGACTCGGCGAACAAGACGGCGGAGAAGGACGCGCTGCCTAACCAGACGCTGCGCGGCTTCGACTTCGTGGAGAGGGTGAAGGCCGCCGTGGAGAAGGCCTGCCCCGACACCGTCTCCTGTGCAGACGTGCTCACGCTCATCGCCAGGGACGCTGTATGGCTG AGCAAGGGGCCATTCTGGGAAGTTCCTTTGGGCAGGCGAGACGGCAGCGTGTCCATCTCCAACGAGACCGACGCACTGCCCCCTCCCACGGCTAACATCACCGTGCTCACCCAGCTCTTCGCCGCCAAGAACCTTGACATCAAGGACCTCGTCGTCCTCTCAG CCGCACACACGATCGGGACGTCTCACTGCTTCTCCTTCTCCGACCGTCTCTACAACTTCACCGGCAGGGTCAACCCCAGTGACATCGACCCCACGCTGGAGCCTTTCTACATGGCCAAGCTGAAGAGCAAGTGCGCCAGCCTCAACGACAACACAACGCTCGTGGAGATGGACCCCGGGAGCTTCAAGACCTTCGACCTCGACTACTTCAAGCTCGTCAGCAAGCGGAGGGGCCTTTTCCACTCCGACGGCACCCTCCTCACCGACGCCTTCACCCGCGCCTACATCCTGCGGCATGCCACCGGCGCATTCAAGGACGAGTTCTTCGCCGACTTTGCCGTCTCCATGGTAAAGATGGGCAACACCGACGTGCTCACTGGAAGCCAGGGCGAGATCAGGAAGAAGTGCTCCGTGGTGAACCATTAG